TCTTCTTCATTCCCTCTTACTTCCTGTCCATTAATAGCTTGTCTGTCATGATCTGTAGCATCCCGCATTCGAATATGAACATCTTCCATCCCAGCTTCTTTCAGACGATCACGTATTTCTTTCTCTATCGCTTTTCGATAATCATCACCTTGTTCCAAACAAATGACAGAAAGAGAAATTCGGTCTTCTTTAATCATAATATGGCGAATGAGCTGCATCTCACTTAAGCTCTTTCCACTACTTGGATCAACAATCGGTTGTAGAATTTCTAGTACTCGCTCACGTGACAACATGATGGCAACACCCCTGCTTCGTATATTGGCATAGTTAAGTTCATAGAGAACTAATTCTAGAATGATTATATCATTACCTATCTCCATCTGACGACACTTTAGACTTTTCTCCAGAACCATATCGTAAAATGCCCTTATATATAGACGCTGCTACTTTTCGCTGATATTCCACGTCTTTAAGAAGCATTGATTCTTCTGGATGAGAAAGAAAACCTACCTCCACAAGCGCAGACGGAATCTTTAACGCTTGAAGGATATACACGGTCTTCACTGTTTTAGCGACTCGATCCGTATTCTCTAAGTTGCGCTTCATCTCTTCCTGAATAAGACCTGCTAGGTCTACATTATCAGAATGGTTAGGATAGTAGAACACCTGAGCGCCACTCCACCTGTTCGAGGGGATGCTATTCATATGAATGCTGACGAACAGATCCGCCTTCTTGTCTTCAATCACCTTCACACGTTGCTTCAGATCTTCTGTTTTTCGTTTAGAATACCCACGTGTACTTGAATCAGCAAGATCATAGTCCCCTTCCCTAGTCATCACAACGATTGCACCTGCCTGCTGTAAATAATCACGCAAATAAAGCGCTATGGACAGGTTAATATCTTTCTCAATGACACCCTGTCGACTAACCGCCCCACCATCCGGACCCCCGTGCCCTGCATCTAGAGCAATAACTTTACCAGACAAAGGCAAGCTCCAGTAATTCATGGTCTTGGTGGCAGGAATCTCATACGTTATGACAAGGACAAAC
The nucleotide sequence above comes from Paenibacillus sp. IHBB 10380. Encoded proteins:
- the cwlD gene encoding N-acetylmuramoyl-L-alanine amidase CwlD, with amino-acid sequence MSKPKSNEVVLWIKLKSIKKWFIGICLLVVFVLVITYEIPATKTMNYWSLPLSGKVIALDAGHGGPDGGAVSRQGVIEKDINLSIALYLRDYLQQAGAIVVMTREGDYDLADSSTRGYSKRKTEDLKQRVKVIEDKKADLFVSIHMNSIPSNRWSGAQVFYYPNHSDNVDLAGLIQEEMKRNLENTDRVAKTVKTVYILQALKIPSALVEVGFLSHPEESMLLKDVEYQRKVAASIYKGILRYGSGEKSKVSSDGDR